Proteins found in one Luteimonas chenhongjianii genomic segment:
- a CDS encoding PA0069 family radical SAM protein, whose protein sequence is MSSNGVRPPTALVRKGRGSSSWVAGRFEKQTAVAEDDGWDALQVLEDEAISPQTVVTEERARSIVSRNSSPDIGFSQSVNPYRGCEHGCVYCFARPSHAYLDLSPGLDFETRLFAKTNAAERLRAEFARPGYQCSPIALGINTDSYQPIERRYGLTRALIEVMAEARHPFSLVTKGAGVVRDLDLLAPLAADGLVSVYFSVTTLDNRLSARMEPRAAAPHGRLRAMRTLADAGVPVGVIVAPVVPMITDQELEAILEAARQAGAASATYVLLRLPHELKTVWREWLDLHYPERAAHVMSLMQQMHGGRDYDSRFGHRKRGEGPFADLLAARFARARRALGFGNLPPLRTDRFRPLRPDSPQGELF, encoded by the coding sequence ATGAGCTCGAACGGTGTCCGCCCGCCCACCGCACTGGTCCGCAAGGGTCGTGGCAGCAGCTCGTGGGTCGCCGGCCGCTTCGAGAAGCAGACCGCCGTGGCCGAGGACGATGGCTGGGACGCGTTGCAGGTACTCGAGGACGAAGCCATCTCGCCCCAGACGGTGGTCACCGAGGAGCGCGCGCGCAGCATCGTCAGCCGCAACAGCTCGCCCGACATCGGGTTCTCGCAGTCGGTGAATCCGTACCGCGGATGCGAACACGGCTGCGTCTACTGCTTTGCCAGACCTTCGCACGCATATCTGGACTTGTCGCCGGGCCTGGATTTCGAGACCCGTCTGTTCGCCAAGACCAATGCCGCCGAGCGCCTTCGCGCCGAGTTCGCCCGGCCCGGCTACCAGTGCTCGCCGATCGCGCTGGGCATCAACACCGATTCGTATCAGCCGATCGAACGGCGTTACGGCCTGACCCGGGCACTGATCGAGGTCATGGCCGAAGCCCGCCACCCCTTCAGCCTGGTCACCAAGGGCGCGGGCGTGGTGCGGGATCTCGATCTGCTGGCGCCGCTGGCCGCCGACGGACTGGTGAGCGTGTACTTCTCGGTGACCACGCTCGACAACCGGCTCTCGGCCCGGATGGAGCCCCGCGCGGCGGCCCCGCACGGTCGCCTGCGCGCGATGCGCACCCTGGCCGATGCGGGGGTGCCGGTCGGGGTGATCGTGGCGCCGGTGGTGCCGATGATCACCGACCAGGAACTCGAGGCGATCCTCGAAGCGGCGCGCCAGGCCGGCGCGGCCAGCGCCACGTACGTGCTGCTGCGCCTGCCGCATGAGCTCAAGACGGTCTGGCGCGAGTGGCTGGACCTGCACTATCCCGAGCGCGCCGCGCACGTGATGAGCCTGATGCAGCAGATGCACGGCGGGCGCGACTACGACAGCCGCTTCGGCCATCGCAAACGTGGCGAGGGGCCGTTCGCCGACCTGCTGGCCGCCCGCTTCGCCCGGGCGCGGCGGGCGCTCGGTTTCGGTAACCTGCCTCCGTTGCGCACCGACCGGTTCAGACCGCTGCGGCCGGACTCCCCACAGGGCGAAC